The following are encoded together in the Hemicordylus capensis ecotype Gifberg chromosome 4, rHemCap1.1.pri, whole genome shotgun sequence genome:
- the LOC128323964 gene encoding uncharacterized protein LOC128323964 isoform X2 has product MSRVQFPLQSLQPQAQWIYVKPSNASISNKSPIGIQFEEGTMEVTEDHFIPIHCDGLYVLFLKGMIRLRGVNDSLSLIVYQKDGSTKDVFILEVLCRGLETTVQNVTMSKLRSENMIYLKANHEATIGDLKLGLVMLTPHSYCHPEH; this is encoded by the exons ATGAGTCGTGTCCAG tTTCCACTTCAGAGTCTGCAACCACAGGCACAATGGATCTACGTCAAGCCCAGCA ATGCATCCATTTCTAACAAGAGCCCCATTGGCATTCAATTCGAAGAAGGTACAATGGAAGTCACTGAGGACCATTTCATCCCAATCCACTGTGATGGCCTCTATGTCCTCTTCTTGAAGGGGATGATCAGACTGCGAGGGGTAAATGACTCACTGAGTCTGATTGTTTATCAGAAGGATGGTTCCACGAAGGATGTTTTCATCCTGGAGGTACTTTGCCGTGGTCTGGAGACAACTGTGCAAAACGTCACCATGTCTAAGCTTCGTTCTGAGAATATGATCTACTTGAAGGCAAACCATGAAGCCACCATAGGTGATCTGAAACTGGGCCTCGTCATGTTAACCCCTCATTCATATTGTCACCCTGaacattaa